From a single Onychomys torridus chromosome 9, mOncTor1.1, whole genome shotgun sequence genomic region:
- the Commd6 gene encoding COMM domain-containing protein 6 isoform X2 has protein sequence MAVSSDTCRSLKYPYVAVVLKVADHSGQVNSKSIEMTIPQFQNFYRQFKEIAAVMETV, from the exons ATGGCTGTGAGCTCTGACACCTGCAGATCCCTCAAGTATCCGTATGTGGCAGTGGTACTGAAAGTAGCCGATCATTCTGGCCAAGTAAACAGCAAGTCCATCGAAATGACAATCCCGCAATTTCAG AATTTCTACAGACAGTTCAAGGAAATTGCTGCTGTAATGGAAACTGTGTGA
- the Commd6 gene encoding COMM domain-containing protein 6 isoform X1 — METNPELYEHLSSSLGTRLREWAGPWAGSGSAGQRLRVPLWLWRSLRSGEPVLDAKSKVTCQLIDFQWKLGMAVSSDTCRSLKYPYVAVVLKVADHSGQVNSKSIEMTIPQFQNFYRQFKEIAAVMETV, encoded by the exons ATGGAGACAAATCCAGAATTGTATGAACACTTATCTTCCTCTCTCGGTACCCGCCTCCGTGAGTGGGCTGGGCCGTGGGCCGGAAGCGGAAGTGCTGGCCAGCGTCTGCGAGTTCCGCTCTGGCTATGGAGGAGTCTCCGATCAGGGGAACCGGTGCTGGACGCCAAATCAAAG GTCACCTGCCAG CTTATAGATTTTCAGTGGAAACTGGGCATGGCTGTGAGCTCTGACACCTGCAGATCCCTCAAGTATCCGTATGTGGCAGTGGTACTGAAAGTAGCCGATCATTCTGGCCAAGTAAACAGCAAGTCCATCGAAATGACAATCCCGCAATTTCAG AATTTCTACAGACAGTTCAAGGAAATTGCTGCTGTAATGGAAACTGTGTGA